A stretch of Lathyrus oleraceus cultivar Zhongwan6 chromosome 6, CAAS_Psat_ZW6_1.0, whole genome shotgun sequence DNA encodes these proteins:
- the LOC127098256 gene encoding uncharacterized protein LOC127098256, producing the protein MSMKMKMEEQENLSLIPPTATLEIDKDLTLLPRIKLNLTVHPSTPSSSITNQIDEWKTKRALLDFLQTSHSLPFPLPEEDLQFKRFNKDLKKRKREDPVVYGTLHIWDLSFLSEKNENDVVKWRNGLVEKLNGVELNLQGVRFRLEVDVPECDDFDGMKKNWEEFYAFRDVNRSSRREPDTIVVSGVPSRWFAETRVSSKPSMLVTHTIFSKFGKIRNLNVAEDDSGKDANEDSVDLVSGLYCKIVVQFEKYRDFHDALRVLSGRSLQKQGSRLKADYVVTWDKDEFFRNSRNQTQEKNNAISTTASDHYRSEAPRRQVYNSRHSPDKVRSRRFRE; encoded by the exons ATGAGCATGAAGATGAAAATGGAGGAGCAAGAAAATCTAAGCCTAATCCCCCCAACAGCAACCCTAGAAATAGACAAAGACCTCACTCTCCTACCACGCATCAAACTCAACCTCACCGTACACCCTTCCACACCTTCATCCTCCATAACAAACCAAATCGACGAATGGAAAACCAAACGAGCCTTACTCGATTTTCTCCAAACCTCTCATTCTCTTCCCTTTCCTCTCCCCGAAGAAGATCTTCAATTCAAACGCTTCAACAAAGACCTCAAAAAGCGTAAACGCGAAGATCCCGTCGTTTACGGTACACTCCACATCTGGGACCTGTCGTTTTTGAGCGAGAAGAATGAAAACGACGTTGTGAAATGGAGGAATGGTCTTGTTGAGAAATTGAACGGCGTTGAGTTGAATCTTCAAGGGGTTAGGTTTAGGCTTGAGGTTGATGTTCCCGAGTGTGATGATTTTGATGGGATGAAGAAGAATTGGGAAGAGTTTTATGCTTTTCGGGATGTCAATCGGAGTTCCAGGCGCGAACCGGATACGATTGTTGTTAGTGGTGTGCCGTCTCGGTGGTTTGCGGAGACTAGGGTTTCTTCTAAACCTTCTATGCTTGTTACTCATACCATTTTTTCAAAGTTTGGCAAGATAAG GAATCTTAATGTTGCTGAGGACGATTCAGGTAAGGATGCAAATGAAGACAGTGTAGACCTAGTTTCGGGGCTTTACTGCAAGATTGTGGTTCAGTTTGAGAAATATAGAGACTTCCATGATGCATTGAGAGTTCTCAGTGGCCGCTCTTTGCAAAAG CAAGGATCAAGATTAAAGGCTGATTATGTGGTTACTTGGGACAAAGATGAATTTTTTCGTAATTCAAGGAATCAAACTCAAGAGAAAAACAACGCGATATCCACAACTGCATCCGATCATTATAGAAGTGAAGCTCCTCGGCGCCAGGTCTACAACTCTCGCCACAGTCCAGATAAAGTTCGCTCAAGGAGATTCAGG GAATGA
- the LOC127098255 gene encoding protein NPGR1, producing MLCACSGEQYKFEEVPQSPDSLATRDFSASGLSSRTGDWESKFNENQVEDVESTLKEALSLNYEEARALLGRLEYQRGNFGAALQVLQGIDIGSLTPRMIRAIAERNKQRKPRSKAGTVLPNLMSMHSVSLLLEAILLKAKSLEKLERHEEAGKECRIIVDTIESALPNGMPEGIGEVCKLQEMFHQALELLPNLWIKAGFLDEAVTAYRRALVKPWNMDPRRLACLQKDLATTLLYGGVEVNLPSHLQVNAPTTPMSNIEEAILLLLILSRMMALQTIDWDAEIIDHLTFSLSITGMFESLADCVEQILPGIFSRADRWYFLALCYSAAGNNEAALNLLRKVCGSSESKHTPHFASYLFGAKLCSQYPNHAREGIKLSQQVIDLSKHQNEHFIVQGQQILGVCYGAAARTSVVDSERVTFQKESLNFLNAAALTGDENAEVMFSLGLENAIQRNLDAAYHNIMRYSDMTVGSFARGWQLLALVVSAQKRFKDAETIVDFALDDAGSVDQLELLRLKAVLQISQKQPKQAIETYRVLLAVIEARKELSLQAKNFGFDQAKIFRDEALTERNLEMEAWQDLTTIYTDFNSFLDAKACVDKAKLVEFFSPRSWHVTGKSFEAQSLYKEAFVSFSISLSIEPDYVPSIISTAELLIKLGMQSFPMARSFLMNALRLEPTNHDAWFNLGMVSKMEGSLQQAADCFQAAYELKFTTPVQKFE from the exons ATGTTGTGTGCTTGTTCTGGAGAGCAATATAAATTTGAAGAGGTGCCACAATCACCTGATTCATTAGCAACAAGGGACTTCTCTGCTAGTGGATTGTCTTCAAGGACTGGAGATTGGGAATCTAAGTTCAATGAAAATCAAGTTGAAGATGTTGAATCTACTCTAAAAGAAGCTCTTTCATTAAACTATGAG GAAGCTAGAGCTTTGTTGGGGAGGCTGGAATATCAAAGAGGGAACTTTGGTGCTGCCCTTCAAGTGCTTCAGGGTATTGATATTGGTTCTTTGACCCCAAGGATGATCAGGGCTATAGCTGAAAGAAATAAGCAAAGAAAACCTCGTTCCAAGGCGGGTACCGTGCTTCCTAATTTGATGTCAATGCATTCAGTAAGCCTGCTTCTTGAAGCAATTTTGCTTAAAGCCAAATCCTTAGAGAAACTTGAGCGACATGAAG AGGCTGGGAAGGAATGCCGAATAATTGTGGATACAATTGAATCAGCACTTCCTAATGGAATGCCGGAAGGTATTGGTGAAGTTTGTAAGTTGCAGGAAATGTTCCACCAAGCATTGGAGTTGCTTCCAAATTTATGGATCAAGGCAGGTTTTCTAGACGAAGCTGTCACTGCTTATCGGCGTGCACTGGTCAAGCCTTGGAATATGGACCCGAGGAGGTTGGCCTGTCTACAAAAGGATTTAGCTACCACACTACTCTACGGCGGTGTTGAAGTAAACCTACCATCTCACTTGCAAGTGAATGCTCCAACAACGCCGATGAGTAACATCGAAGAAGCGATACTTTTGCTATTGATACTATCAAGAATGATGGCACTTCAGACAATAGACTGGGATGCTGAAATAATCGATCATCTTACATTTTCGCTTTCAATTACTGGGATGTTTGAATCATTGGCAGATTGTGTAGAGCAGATCCTACCAGGTATCTTCAGTCGAGCCGATAGGTGGTATTTTCTCGCTCTTTGTTACAGTGCAGCCGGAAACAACGAAGCAGCCTTGAACCTTTTGAGGAAGGTCTGTGGTAGCTCTGAATCAAAGCATACACCTCATTTTGCTTCGTATTTGTTTGGTGCAAAACTGTGTTCCCAATATCCAAATCATGCTCGCGAAGGCATCAAACTTTCACAACAAGTTATTGATCTATCCAAGCATCAAAACGAGCATTTTATAGTTCAAGGCCAACAAATTCTCGGTGTTTGTTATGGGGCAGCAGCTAGAACATCGGTAGTGGATTCTGAAAGAGTTACTTTTCAAAAAGAGTCTTTGAACTTTCTAAACGCAGCTGCTCTAACTGGAGATGAGAACGCTGAAGTGATGTTCAGCCTTGGACTCGAAAATGCGATTCAGAGGAATCTAGATGCGGCTTATCACAATATAATGAGGTACTCAGACATGACGGTTGGAAGCTTTGcaagaggttggcagctgttaGCTCTCGTAGTATCTGCACAGAAGAGGTTTAAGGATGCCGAAACTATAGTTGATTTTGCTTTAGACGATGCCGGGAGCGTAGATCAGTTAGAGCTACTAAGACTCAAAGCTGTACTTCAAATTTCTCAGAAACAACCAAAGCAAGCTATAGAGACCTATAGAGTACTGTTAGCAGTAATAGAAGCCAGGAAGGAGCTTTCACTTCAAGCTAAGAACTTCGGGTTTGATCAAGCGAAAATATTCAGGGATGAG GCATTAACAGAACGAAACTTGGAAATGGAAGCATGGCAGGATTTAACAACCATTTATACAGATTTTAATTCCTTTCTTGATGCAAAAGCTTGTGTTGACAAAGCTAAATTGGTCGAGTTTTTCTCTCCCAGAAGTTGGCATGTTACAG GGAAGTCGTTTGAAGCACAGTCATTATACAAGGAAGCCTTTGTTTCGTTCTCAATCTCATTGTCAATAGAACCTGATTATGTTCCAAGTATCATTTCAACTGCAGAGTTGTTGATTAAACTTGGTATGCAATCATTTCCAATGGCAAGAAGCTTTTTAATGAATGCTTTGCGATTGGAACCTACAAACCACGACGCGTGGTTCAATCTTGGAATGGTTTCGAAAATGGAAGGTTCATTACAACAAGCAGCAGATTGCTTTCAAGCTGCTTATGAGCTGAAGTTTACAACTCCAGTGCAAAAGTTTGAGTGA